The following proteins are co-located in the Diorhabda carinulata isolate Delta chromosome 4, icDioCari1.1, whole genome shotgun sequence genome:
- the LOC130892901 gene encoding gastrula zinc finger protein XlCGF57.1-like, whose protein sequence is MSATVIKHEPCDVFELPNNVECGLSFAEVKCEGYNSNLKVQQTTFSGRDANNELKAESSYTDIENLDVIEPKIEEVEDHCLDLSIGISEIISIKKEKNTYTFLNKQSNDAKFKKRKVRKQFHCPVCNKDFPSAIKKNEHVNSHFGKNVVACQFCGECFTNKEDFLLHWIQYKTKNSIILVKNRQTLIRKPFQCGICLKQYVHKQSLSRHEVIHKLELPHQCTECFKGFPTKGRLEIHTVVHKGEKRYICEICLRGFSFKHHLKCHMLSHTGEKPHKCEICFKQFSIKSTLKRHMLCHTGEKPYKCLICSNEFAQKAHLNSHMRCHTGEKPYKCEICFKSFRFAQTLKGHMRTHTGEKPYECSVCLKKFALNRDLQRHLLCHTGEKPYKCDVCPAKFAQRVNLKHHKLSHTGEKRFVCTICSRRFATKRSLDNHARGHTGERPFKCEICLENFKTKATLDRHIRSHMQDKPHKCEFCLKRFVQIKHLQNHMSCHNKNKPFECGTCTKRFKQKGQLEDHLRSHTGEKPFSCFTCLRQYTWKKNLRYHLRTNPGH, encoded by the exons ATGAGCGCTACAGTTATTAAACACGAACCATGTGATGTTTTTGAATTACCAAACAATGTAGAATGTGGTTTAAGTTTTGCCGAAGTCAAATGTGAAGGCTACAACAGTAATTTAAAAGTTCAACAAACAACATTCTCAGGACGCGATGCAAATAATGAACTGAAAGCTGAGTCTAGTTATACTGATATTGAAAATCTAGATGTAATTGaaccaaaaattgaagaagttgaagATCACTGCTTAGACTTGTCCATAGGTATTAGTGAAATTATTAGTATCAAGAAAGAAAAGAATAcctatacatttttaaataaacaaagtaatGATGCTAAATTTAAAAAGAGGAAAGTTAGAAAACAATTCCATTGTCCTGTTTGTAATAAAG ATTTTCCATCTGCGATCAAAAAGAATGAACATGTAAATTCACATTTTGGCAAGAATGTTGTTGCTTGCCAATTTTGTGGAGAATGTTTCACAAACAAAGAGGATTTTTTACTGCATTGGATccaatataaaacaaaaaatagtataatacTAGTTAAAAATCGGCAAACTCTAATAAGAAAACCATTTCAATGTGGAATATGTTTGAAACAATATGTTCATAAACAATCACTAAGTAGACATGAAGTTATACATAAATTAGAACTTCCACATCAATGTACAGAATGTTTTAAAGGTTTTCCAACTAAAGGTCGGCTTGAAATACATACGGTCGTACATAAAGGAGAGAAACGGTACAtttgtgaaatttgtttgaGAGGATTCAGTTTCAAACATCATTTGAAATGTCACATGCTTTCCCATACAGGTGAAAAACCTCACAAATGCGAAATTTGTTTCAAGCAATTTTCCATTAAATCCACTCTGAAGAGACACATGCTTTGCCACACAGGAGAGAAACCTTACAAATGCTTAATATGTTCAAACGAATTCGCACAAAAAGCACATTTAAATAGCCACATGAGATGTCATACTGGAGAAAAACCctataaatgtgaaatttgcTTCAAATCATTCAGATTCGCACAAACATTAAAAGGTCACATGCGTACTCATACTGGCGAAAAACCCTACGAATGTAGCGTTTGCTTGAAGAAATTTGCATTAAATAGAGATCTACAACGACATTTGTTGTGtcacacaggagaaaaaccCTATAAATGTGACGTTTGTCCTGCGAAATTCGCACAAAGAGTAAATTTGAAACACCACAAACTATCCCATACCGGGGAAAAACGATTTGTATGCACTATTTGTTCCAGACGGTTTGCTACAAAAAGAAGTTTAGATAATCACGCTCGCGGTCATACCGGAGAAAGACCGTTCAAATGCGAAATctgtttggaaaatttcaagaCTAAAGCGACTTTAGATCGTCACATACGTTCCCATATGCAAGATAAACCGCACAAGTGCGAATTTTGTTTAAAACGATTTGTGCAAATTAAACATTTACAAAATCACATGTCGtgtcacaataaaaataaaccgTTCGAGTGCGGTACTTGTACAAAACGATTCAAACAAAAAGGGCAGTTAGAAGATCATCTAAGGTCTCATACAGGTGAAAAACCGTTTTCTTGTTTTACTTGTTTGAGACAGTATACTTGGAAGAAGAATTTGAGATATCATTTACGTACCAATCCAGGGCATTGA